Sequence from the Sanguibacter keddieii DSM 10542 genome:
CGTCGGCGTGCGCAGCGGCATCTGCTTCCCGTTGTCCGAGGACGGCCAGGTCGCCGGGACCATGGACTTCTTCGCGACCGAGGTCCTCGACCTCTCCCCGCAGCGGGTCGAGACCCTCCGCAGCATCGGCGTCCTCGTCTCGCAGGCGCTCGAGCGGGTCGTGGTCGCCGAGCGTCAGGCGCTCGACAAGCAGGACGTCGACGCGGTGAGCTCGGTGCTGCGCCACGTCTCGGTCGCCCAGACCCGTTCGGAGGCGCTCGACGGCGCCCTCGACTCGATCCGCGCCGACTTCGGCTGGGACTACGGCTCGGTGTGGCAGGTCGACGAGGCCGCGCAGGTCCTGCGGTTCGGACGCGAGTCCGGTTCGGTCAACGAGGAGTTCCGCGCGGTGACCCGGTCCGCCTCCTTCGCCGAGGGCGTCGGCGTCGCCGGGCGCGCGTGGCGGACCCGCGACCTCGTGTTCGTCAGCGACCTCGCCGAGGTCACGGACTGCGTCCGTGCACCGGCCGCGCAGCGCGCCGGGGTGAAGTCCGGGGTCTGCCTGCCGATCCTGGTGCGGGGGAGGGTCGTCGGGACGATGGACTTCTTCTCGACGTCGACCCTCGTGCTCTCGCGGGGGCGTCAGGAGGCGCTGCGCAACACCGCCTTCCTCGTGGGGCAGGCGCTCGAGCGCGTCGAGGCCGCGTCGCGGCTGACCGACGCGGGCAACGAGCTCGTCGTCTCCATCGAGGAGGTCGAGCGCAACGTCCTGTCCGCGTCGGCGGTCGCGACGGAGAGCCTCGTCCTCACCGAGCGCGCGAACGTCGAGGTGACGCGGCTGGGTGAGTCCTCGGAGCAGATCGGCAGCGTCGTGAGCACCATCGGGCGCATCGCCGCGCAGACGAACCTGCTGGCCCTCAACGCCGCCATCGAGGCGGCCCGAGCCGGCGAGGCAGGGCGCGGCTTCGCGGTCGTCGCCAACGAGGTGAAGGACCTCGCGGTCGAGACCGCCCGCGCGACCAGCGACGTCGAGGGGCGCATCTCCGCGATCCAGCAGCTCGTGGACGACGTGGTCGGGTCCCTGGTGAGCATCGGGTCGTCGGTCGAGCGCATCAACGAGACACAGACGACGATCGGCGGGGTCCTCACCGAGCAGGCCGCCGTCACCCGCGCGATCCTCGGCTGACGTCGGCGGACCGGCGCCGTGCCGGACCCCGGGACACGCAGACGGCCCGCCCCCTCTCGGGGACGGGCCGTCGACGGGTGGACGTTACGCGCGGGCCAGGGTCGGGCTCTCGGGTGCCCGGGGGAACAGGCGCGACAGCACGTCGGACAGGGTGATGACCCCGAGCACGGTCTCCTCGTCGGTGACGACGGCAAGATGGTTGCGGGTCTCGCGCATCGTCGCGAGAGCGCTGTACACGGGGGTGTCCGGCGCGAAGGACGGCACCGTGCGGACGAGGTCGCCGACCGGCTGGTCGTCGGCCCGGCCGAGGGTGTCACGGACGTGCACGAACCCCGAGATGGACTCGGGCGCCCCGACGAGGATGCGCAGGTGACCCGACGAACGGGTCGCGTCCTGCACGTCGGAGACGGTCGCCCCCACGGGGACCGTCGTCGGGTGCGTGCCCTCGGTGAGGAGGTCGCGGACCGTCAGCGCCTGGAGGTCCAGGGCGCCCGACAGCTGCGAGACGTACGCGGCCTCGAGCGACCCGACACTCGCCGAGTGCTCGACCAGCTGACGCAGGTCGTCCGGGTTCTGACCGTTGCTCACCTGGTCGGCGGGCTCGACGCCCACCTTGACCAGGCACCAGTTCGCCATGCGGTTGAGGGCGACCAGGAGCGGCCGGGTGAACCACATGAACCCGCGCATCGGGATGGCGAGCAGCGTCGCGGACCGCTCAGGGTGCGCGATGGCCCACGACTTCGGCGCCATCTCGCCCACGACGAGGTGCAGGAACGTGACGATGACGAGCGCGAGCACGAA
This genomic interval carries:
- a CDS encoding hemolysin family protein, producing MSNPWIVVAVTALLIVLSAFFVAVEFALLAAKRHRLEDAAPTSRAARAALRSSTELTVLLAGSQLGITACTLALGAITKPAVHYAITPVIEGWGAPLWVADVAGFVLALVIVTFLHLVVGEMAPKSWAIAHPERSATLLAIPMRGFMWFTRPLLVALNRMANWCLVKVGVEPADQVSNGQNPDDLRQLVEHSASVGSLEAAYVSQLSGALDLQALTVRDLLTEGTHPTTVPVGATVSDVQDATRSSGHLRILVGAPESISGFVHVRDTLGRADDQPVGDLVRTVPSFAPDTPVYSALATMRETRNHLAVVTDEETVLGVITLSDVLSRLFPRAPESPTLARA
- a CDS encoding GAF domain-containing protein; the protein is MFTLRRSTTERDAAHELAEARQNTAAVTAVVDALARSREKQDAVQRVLDVVREQFGWAYGSYWRIADDRPELEFAQESGTVGEEFRAVTATASFREGVGLSGRAWKSRDLVVVEDLGELRDCVRAPAAQRVGVRSGICFPLSEDGQVAGTMDFFATEVLDLSPQRVETLRSIGVLVSQALERVVVAERQALDKQDVDAVSSVLRHVSVAQTRSEALDGALDSIRADFGWDYGSVWQVDEAAQVLRFGRESGSVNEEFRAVTRSASFAEGVGVAGRAWRTRDLVFVSDLAEVTDCVRAPAAQRAGVKSGVCLPILVRGRVVGTMDFFSTSTLVLSRGRQEALRNTAFLVGQALERVEAASRLTDAGNELVVSIEEVERNVLSASAVATESLVLTERANVEVTRLGESSEQIGSVVSTIGRIAAQTNLLALNAAIEAARAGEAGRGFAVVANEVKDLAVETARATSDVEGRISAIQQLVDDVVGSLVSIGSSVERINETQTTIGGVLTEQAAVTRAILG